Within Microbacterium proteolyticum, the genomic segment GGAACGTCGGAGACGCATCGTCGGCGTCGTCCCGTCGCAGCAACTCGTCGAGCGGCGAAGACTCCGCTCCGTCCGTCGACGCCGGCGACTTCTCGGTCTGGTCGTCCGTCACGGGACTCCTCTCGGTGGGCTGCCTGGGCGCCCGACGAGTGGGGTGCAGGCTCGTGCGGAGGGGATGCGCGGTCTCGAACCGGGTGCCGTGGCCACGAGACCGCGCATCCATGATGAGCGATCGGATTGAAGAGTAAGGAACTTGGGGGAGAACCACTCGAGATCACTCGAGGACGACCCTGCCACGCGTGGCCGCCGTCACTTCCCGGAGAGGTCCATACCTCACCCGGGGAATCGCCCGCGTCGCGCACGGATTCCGACCGCGTCGGCATCCGATGCCCCGCTCTGCGGCGCGCGTGCGCACCGGGCGCGGTAATGTGGCCAGGCCCCTCGACGCCGCCGGAGACGCCCATGACCGAGACGATCGTTCGGTCGCCCCGCCTCGCACCCCGCTCGGGAAGCCGTCGTGTCGTGCTCCTCGCCCTCGTCGGCGGGGGCGCCGCTTTCCTCAGCGCGGGCCTCATCTGGCTCAGTCGCCTCTGGGATCCGACCGTTCACTACGTGAGCCAGTTGGGTGCCACCGGCATGCCCACGGCGCCCGTCTTCAACTCCGCCCTCCTGCTGCTCGGCATCGCCGCCGTGCTCGTCGACCGCGCGATCCTGCACCGGCCCGACGTCTACGTCGTCGGCTGGCCCATCGCCGCGACCCTCGTCGTGTGCGGGGCGTGCTTCGCCCTGGCATCCGTCGTCACCTGCTCGCCCGGGTGCCCCGTGCCCTTCACCCCGGGGGCCCTGCCGCAGGACCTCATCCACATCAGCGCCGCGGTGCTCGGGTTCGTCCTGGCGATCGTCGCGATGGCGCAGGTGTCGGTTCTGCGTCGCCGTCCGTGGATGCGCGCTGCGAGTCTCGCGACGCTCGTCGCCGTCGGTCTCACGTCGTTCATCGGCGCCATGCTGGCGCTCTTCCGCGGCGACACGGTCCTCGGAGGGAACCTCGAGTTCATCGCGGCGACGCTCGCGATCGCGTGGTTCGGAGTCTTCGGACTCCAGGTCGCCGCAGACGAACGCGTCACCCGCGCCGGCGCACCGGCTACCGTTTACCCATGACCCGACGTCGACTGCGCCGTGTGATCGGACTCGTCGTCCCGATCGCGAGTGTCGTCGTCGTGCTGACGGTCCTCCATGGCGCGGGTCTGCCGCTGACGTTCCCGGGAGTGCTCGTCTTCGTCGTGCTCCTCATCGTGGCGCGGCTGGTCTTCGGGTTCGCCCGCCGCCGGCGCGCCGACCGGGGCTGAGTCGGCGCGCCCGG encodes:
- a CDS encoding DUF998 domain-containing protein — translated: MTETIVRSPRLAPRSGSRRVVLLALVGGGAAFLSAGLIWLSRLWDPTVHYVSQLGATGMPTAPVFNSALLLLGIAAVLVDRAILHRPDVYVVGWPIAATLVVCGACFALASVVTCSPGCPVPFTPGALPQDLIHISAAVLGFVLAIVAMAQVSVLRRRPWMRAASLATLVAVGLTSFIGAMLALFRGDTVLGGNLEFIAATLAIAWFGVFGLQVAADERVTRAGAPATVYP